In Bufo gargarizans isolate SCDJY-AF-19 chromosome 6, ASM1485885v1, whole genome shotgun sequence, a single genomic region encodes these proteins:
- the TEX36 gene encoding testis-expressed protein 36 → MPKGRLCNPPTEKEGIWFPHIDVNNKLPMSSTEETLHRARTAPWREARLPLLCSTRDRNELQNGFPFSAHDNRNLTQGAGEYLDSGLGRKKTPVERRQHSSRNFNLSCHDQPPRVTSYWDGFTNHQTSYSGGQDTERPFCRRYPKHHHERSAYMRDVPENRFMWFADYRSV, encoded by the exons ATGCCTAAAGGACGGCTGTGCAATCCTCCAACTGAAAAGGAGGGGATCTGG TTCCCCCACATTGATGTCAATAATAAACTGCCGATGAGCAGCACCGAGGAGACGCTTCACCGGGCGAGAACAGCTCCGTGGAGAGAGGCCAGACTGCCCCTTCTGTGCAGCACCCGTGACAGG aaTGAACTGCAGAATGGCTTCCCTTTCTCTGCACATGACAACAGGAATCTGACACAGGGGGCCGGAGAATACCTGGATTCT GGTCTCGGACGAAAAAAAACTCCAGTTGAAAGAAGACAGCACAGTTCTCGAAACTTTAACCTTTCATGCCACGACCAACCGCCTCGAGTGACAAGTTACTGGGACGGTTTTACAAATCACCAAACTTCTTACAGCGGAGGGCAAGACACAGAGAGGCCATTCTGTAGAAGATATCCCAAACACCACCATGAGAGGTCCGCTTACATGAGGGACGTCCCCGAGAACCGTTTTATGTGGTTTGCAGATTATCGCAGTGTTTAG